A stretch of the Pongo pygmaeus isolate AG05252 chromosome 16, NHGRI_mPonPyg2-v2.0_pri, whole genome shotgun sequence genome encodes the following:
- the KNL1 gene encoding kinetochore scaffold 1 isoform X1: MDGVSSEANEENDNIERPVRRRHSSILKPPRSPLQDLRGGNETVQESNALRNKKNSRRVSFADTIKVFQTESHMKIVRKSEMEETEAGENLVLIQNKKLEDNYCEITGMNTLLSAPIHTQMQQKEFSIIEHNHERKHANDQTVIFSDENQMDLTSSHTVMITKGILDNPKSEKSTKIDTTSFLANLKLHTEDSRMKKEVNFSMDQNTSSENKIDFNDFIKRLKTGKCNAFPDVPDKENFEIPVYSKEPNSASSTHQMHISLNEDENNSNITRIFREKDDGMNFTQCHTANIQTLIPTSSETNSQESKGNDITVYGNDFMDLTFNHTLQILPATGNFSEIENQTQSAMDVTTGYGTKASGNKTIFKSKQNTAFQDLSINSADKIHITRSHIMGAETHIVSQTCNQDARILAMTPESICSNPAIQGCKTVFYSSCNDAMEMTKCLSNMREEKNLLKHDSNYSKMYCNTDAMSCLTEETIYSGEENMDITKSHTVAIDNQIFKQDQSDVQIAAAPTPEKEMMLQNRMTTSEDGKMNVNCNSVPHVSKERIQQSLSDPLSIALTDRKTELLSGENTDLTESHTSNLGSQVPLATYNLAPENTNESHSQSKSSSDECEEITKSRNEPFQRSDIIAKNSLTDTWNKDKDGALKILPYPDKDSPQSADCNQEIATSHNIVYCGGVLDKQIASRNTVSWEQSLFSTTKPLFSSGQFSMKNHDTAISSHTVKSVLGQNSKLAEPLRKSLSNPTPDYCHDKMIICSEEEQNMDLTKSHTVVIGFGPSELQELGKTNLEHTTGQLTTMNRQIAVKVEKCGRSPIEKSGVLKSNSIMDVLEDESIQKPKFPKEKQNVKIWGRKSVGGPKIEKTIVFSEDDKNDMDITKSYTIEINHRPLLEKHDCHLVPLAGTSETILCTCGQDDMEITRSHTAALECKTVSPDEITTRPMDKTIVFVDNHVELEMTKSHTVFIDYQEKERRGKPNFELSQRKSLGTPTVICTPTEESVFFPENGESDRLVANDSQLTPLEEWSNNRGPVEVADNMELSKSATCKNIKDVQNPGFLNEPLSGKSQRRKSLKLKNDKTIVFSENDKNDMDITQSCMVEIDNESALEDKEDFHLAGASKTILYSCGQDDMEITRSHTTALECKTLLPNEIAIRPMDKTVLFTDNYSDLEVTNSHTVFIDCQATEKILEENPKFGIGKGKNLGVSFPKDNSCVQEIAEKQALAVGNKIVLHTEQKQQLFASTNRTTNEIIKFHSAAMDEKVIGKVVDQACTLEKAQVESCQLNNRDRRNVDFTSSHATAVCGSSDNYSCLPNVISFTDNLEGSAMPLCDKDEEKANYCPVQNDLAYANDFASEYYLESEGQPLCAPCPLLEKEEVVQTSTKGQLDCVITLHKDQDLIKDPRNLLVNQTLVCSQDLGEMTKLNSKRVSFKLPKDQMKVYVDDICVIPQPHFSTDQPPLPKKGQSSINKDEVILSKAGNKSLNIIENSSAPICENKPKILNNEEWFAAACKKELKENIQTTNYNTAPDFRSNSDLTKQVIQTHINAGEAPDPVITSNVPCFHSIKPNLNILNGKTEEFLAFQTVHIPPLPEQLLELGNKAHNDMSIVQATEIHNINIISSNAKNSRDEENKESHNGAETTSLPPKAVFKDKVRRCSLGVFLPRLPNKRNCSVTGVDDLEQIPADTTDTNHLETQPVSSKDSGIGSVAAKLNLSPSQYINEENLPVYPDEINSSDSINIENEEKALIETYQKEISPYENKMEKTWNSQKRTWVQEEEDIHKEKKIRKNEIKFGDTTQDGEIFDHHTEEDIDKSANSVLIKNLSRTPSSCSSSLDSIKADGTSLDFSTYHSSQMESQFLRDTICEESLREKLQDGRITIREFFILLQVHILVQKPRQSNLPGNFTVNTPPTPEDLMLSQYVYRPKIQIYREDCEARRQKIEELKLSALNQDKLLVDINKNLWEKMRHCSDKELKAFGIYLNKIKSRFTKMTKVFTHQGKVALYGKLVQSAQNEREKLQIKIDEMDKILKKIDNCLTEMETETKNLEDEEKDNPVEEWDSEIRAAEKELEQLKTEEEELQRNLLELEIQKEQTLAQIDFMQKQRNRTEELLDQLSLSEWDVVEWSDDQAVFTFVYDTIQLTITFEESVVGLPFLDKRYRKIVDVNFQSLLDEDQAPPSSLLVHKLIFQYVEEKESWKKTCTTQHQLPKMLEEFSLVVHHCRLLGEEIEYLKRWGPNYNLMNIDINNNELRLLFSSSAAFAKFEITLFLSAYYPSVPLPSTIQNHVGNTSQDDIATILSKVPLENNYLKNVVKQIYQDLFQDRHFYH, translated from the exons gGATGAACACCTTGCTTTCTGCTCCCATTCATACCCAGATGCAACAGAAGGAG TTTTCAATTATAGAACATAACCATGAAAGGAAACATGCAAATGACCAAACAGTCAttttttcagatgaaaaccagatgGACCTGACATCAAGTCACACTGTAATGATTACCAAAGGCATTTTAGATAATCCCAAAAGTGAAAAGTCCACCAAGATAGATACCACATCATTTCTAGCTAATTTAAAGCTTCACACTGAGGActcaagaatgaaaaaagaagtaaatttttCCATGGATCAAAACActtcttcagaaaataaaatagatttcaatgACTTCATAAAAAgattgaaaacaggaaaatgtaatGCTTTTCCTGATGTGCCTGATAAAGAAAATTTTGAGATACCTGTTTATTCCAAGGAACCAAATAGTGCCTCTTCTACACATCAAATGCATATATCTCTTAATGAAGATGAGAATAACAGTAATATTACTAGGATCTTTAGAGAAAAAGATGATGGGATGAATTTCACCCAGTGTCATACAGCCAATATTCAGACATTGATTCCCACATCCAGTGAGACCAACTCACAGGAATCTAAAGGTAATGATATTACAGTTTATGGCAATGACTTTATGGATTTGACATTTAACCACACTTTGCAGATTTTACCTGCAACAGgtaatttttctgaaatagaaaatcaaactcAGAGTGCCATGGATGTAACAACAGGTTATGGAACTAAAGCTTcaggaaataaaacaatttttaagagtAAACAAAATACTGCTTTTCAAGACCTTTCCATAAACTCTGCAGACAAAATACATATTACCAGAAGTCATATTATGGGGGCAGAAACTCACATAGTCTCACAGACTTGTAATCAGGATGCCAGAATATTAGCAATGACCCCAGAATCTATATGTTCTAATCCAGCTATTCAAGGTTGTAAGACTGTTTTCTATTCTAGTTGTAATGATGCCATGGAAATGACCAAATGTCTCTCAAAtatgagagaggagaaaaatttGCTAAAGCATGACAgtaattattctaaaatgtattgcAATACAGATGCTATGTCTTGTCTCACAGAGGAAACTATTTATTCTGGAGAGGAGAACATGGACATTACCAAGAGTCATACAGTTGCAATAGAtaatcaaatttttaaacaagATCAATCAGATGTGCAAATAGCAGCTGCACCAACACCTGAAAAGGAAATGATGCTTCAAAATCGTATGACCACATCAGAAGATGGGAAAATGAATGTAAATTGTAACTCAGTTCCTCATGTATCTAAGGAAAGAATACAGCAGAGCCTGTCAGATCCTTTGTCTATTGCATTGACTGATAGAAAGACTGAACTCTTATCAGGTGAAAATACGGATTTGACTGAAAGTCACACAAGTAACTTAGGAAGTCAAGTTCCTCTTGCAACTTATAATCTAGCACCGGAGAATACCAATGAATCTCACTCTCAGAGCAAAAGCTCTTCAGATGAATGTGAAGAAATTACCAAAAGTCGTAATGAACCATTTCAACGATCAGacataatagccaaaaacagCTTAACCGACACCTGGAACAAAGACAAAGATGGGGCTTTGAAGATTTTGCCCTACCCTGATAAAGATTCTCCTCAGTCAGCTGATTGTAATCAGGAGATAGCAACAAGCCATAATATAGTCTACTGTGGTGGAGTTCTTGATAAACAAATAGCTAGTAGAAATACAGTTTCATGGGAACAATCTTTGTTTTCTACCACAAAGCCATTATTTTCATCAGGACAGTTCTCTATGAAAAATCATGATACTGCTATAAGTAGTCATACAGTGAAATCTGTACTAGGCCAGAATTCTAAACTGGCTGAGCCACTGAGGAAAAGTTTAAGCAATCCCACACCTGACTATTGCCATGACAAGATGATTATATGTTCAGAGGAAGAGCAAAATATGGATCTAACAAAGAGCCACACTGTTGTCATTGGATTTGGTCCTTCTGAACTACAAGAACTTGGTAAAACGAATTTAGAACACACTACTGGCCAGCTAACAACAATGAACAGACAGATAGCTGTAAAAGTTGAAAAATGTGGAAGAAGTCCCATAGAAAAAAGTGGAGTACTTAAATCTAACTCTATTATGGATGTGTTAGAGGACGAAAGTATACAGAAACCTAAATTtccaaaggaaaagcaaaatgtcAAAATTTGGGGAAGGAAAAGTGTTGGTGGACCAAAAATCGAAAAGACTATTGTATTTTCAGAAGATGATAAGAATGATATGGATATCACTAAGAGTTATACAATAGAAATAAACCATAGACCTTTATTAGAGAAACATGATTGTCATTTGGTGCCATTGGCAGgaacttctgaaactattttatgTACATGTGGGCAGGACGACATGGAGATCACTAGAAGTCACACAGCTGCCTTAGAATGTAAAACTGTCTCACCAGATGAAATAACTACTAGGCCTATGGACAAAACTATAGTGTTTGTAGATAATCATGTTGAACTAGAAATGACAAAGTCCCATACTGTTTTCATTGACtaccaagaaaaggaaagaagaggcaaACCTAACTTTGAACTATCCCAAAGGAAAAGCCTAGGAACACCAACAGTGATATGTACTCCTACTGAGGAGAgtgttttctttccagaaaatggTGAAAGTGACCGTCTAGTAGCAAATGACAGCCAGCTAACCCCTCTGGAGGAATGGTCTAATAATAGGGGCCCTGTAGAGGTAGCTGATAACATGGAATTGTCTAAATCAGCCACTTGCAAAAACATCAAAGATGTACAAAATCCTGGATTTCTGAATGAACCTCTATCAGGCAAAAGTCAGAGAAGAAAAAGCCTTAAGCTAAAAAATGACAAGACCATTGTATTTTCAGAGAATGATAAAAACGATATGGATATTACCCAGAGTTGTATGGTGGAAATAGATAACGAAAGTGCCCTGGAGGATAAAGAGGACTTCCATTTGGCAGGGGCTTCTAAAACTATTTTGTATTCATGTGGGCAGGATGACATGGAGATCACTAGGAGTCACACAACTGCCTTAGAATGTAAAACTCTCCTGCCAAATGAAATAGCTATTAGGCCCATGGACAAAACCGTATTGTTCACAGATAATTACAGTGATCTGGAAGTCACCAATTCCCATACTGTTTTCATTGACTGTCAAGCCACAGAGAAAATACTTGAAGAGAACCCTAAATTTGgaataggaaaaggaaaaaacttgGGTGTTTCCTTTCCTAAGGATAATAGCTGTGTTCAAGAAATCGCTGAAAAACAAGCACTGGCTGTAGGAAACAAAATTGTTCTTCACACTGAGCAAAAGCAACAACTCTTTGCTTCTACTAATAGAACTACTAATGAAATCATCAAATTTCATAGTGCTGCTATGGATGAAAAGGTCATAGGGAAAGTTGTAGACCAGGCCTGTACATTGGAAAAAGCCCAAGTTGAAAGCTGTCAGTTAAATAATAGAGATAGAAGAAATGTGGACTTTACAAGCAGTCATGCAACTGCTGTTTGTGGATCCAGTGATAATTATTCCTGTTTACCAAATGTTATTTCCTTTACTGATAATTTGGAGGGTAGTGCCATGCCCTTATGtgataaagatgaggaaaaagccAACTATTGCCCAGTGCAAAATGATCTTGCTTATGCAAATGATTTTGCCAGTGAATATTACTTGGAATCTGAGGGACAGCCTCTCTGTGCTCCTTGTCCTTTGTTAGAGAAGGAAGAAGTTGTTCAAACTAGTACCAAAGGACAGTTAGACTGTGTCATAACACTGCACAAAGATCAAGATCTGATTAAGGATCCACGAAATCTATTGGTTAATCAAACTTTAGTATGTAGTCAAGATCTGGGGGAGATGACTAAACTTAATTCAAAGCGAGTATCTTTTAAGCTTCCAAAGGATCAAATGAAAGTCTATGTTGATGACATTTGTGTCATTCCTCAGCCTCATTTCTCAACCGACCAACCTCCATTACCTAAAAAAGGACAGAGTAGTATCAATAAAGATGAAGTAATACTGTCTAAAGCTGGAAATAAGAGtttaaatattatagaaaattcCTCTGCACCCATATGTGAAAACAAGCCCAAAATACTCAATAATGAGGAGTGGTTTGCTGCAGCCTGTaaaaaagaactgaaggaaaatatTCAAACAACTAACTATAATACAGCTCCAGATTTCCGCAGTAACTCAGACTTAACTAAGCAAGTCATTCAAACTCATATCAATGCTGGAGAAGCACCAGATCCTGTAATTACATCTAATGTTCCATGTTTTCATAGTATCAAACCAAATCTGAATATTTTGAATGGAAAAACTGAAGAGTTCTTAGCTTTTCAAACTGTTCATATACCACCCCTTCCAGAGCAATTACTTGAATTAGGAAATAAGGCACACAATGATATGAGTATAGTGCAAGCTACAGAAATACATAATATTAACATAATCTCCAGCAATGCTAAAAATAgtagagatgaagaaaataaagagtcTCATAATGGAGCTGAAACCACCTCTCTACCACCAAAGgcagtttttaaagataaagtaAGGAGATGTTCTTTGGGAGTCTTTTTGCCTAGATTGCCCAACAAGAGAAATTGTAGTGTCACTGGTGTTGATGACCTGGAACAGATTCCAGCAGACACAACTGATACAAATCACTTAGAAACTCAGCCAGTCTCTAGCAAAGATTCAGGCATTGGATCTGTTGCAGCTAAACTGAACCTAAGTCCTTCTCAATATATAAATGAGGAAAATCTTCCTGTATATCCTGATGAGATCAATTCTTCAGACTCTATTAAcatagaaaatgaggaaaaggcTTTGATTGAGACATACCAAAAAGAGATTTcaccatatgaaaataaaatggaaaaaacttGGAATAGCCAAAAAAGAACGTGGGTACAAGAAGAAGAAGATAttcataaggagaaaaaaatcagaaaaaatgagATTAAGTTTGGTGATACGACACAAGATGGGGAG ATTTTTGATCACCATACTGAAGAGGATATAGATAAAAGTGCTAACAGTGTATTGATAAAAAACCTGAGCAGGACCCCATCTAGTTGCAGCAGCTCTCTGGATTCAATCAAGGCTGATGGGACCTCTCTGGACTTCAGCA CTTACCACAGTAGTCAAATGGAATCACAGTTTCTCAGAGATACTATTTGTGAAGAGAGCTTGAGGGAG aaacTCCAAGATGGGAGAATAACAATAAGGGAGTTCTTTATACTTCTCCAGGTCCACATCTTGGTACAGAAACCCCGACAGAGCAATCTCCCAGGCAAT tttactGTAAACACACCACCTACTCCAGAAGACCTGATGTTAAGTCAATATGTTTACCGACCCAAGATACAGATTTATAGAGAAGATTGTGAGGCTCGTCGCCAAAAGATTGAAGA ATTAAAGCTTTCTGCATTGAACCAAGATAAGCTGTTGGTTGATATAAATAAGAACCTGTGGGAAAAAATGAGACACTGCTCTGACAAAGAG CTGAAGGCCTTTGGAATTTATCTTAACAAAATAAAGTCACGTTTTACCAAGATGACTAAAGTCTTCACTCACCAAGGAAAAGTGGCTCTGTATGGCAAGCTGGTGCAGTCAGCTCAG aATGAGAGGGAGAAACTTCAAATAAAGATAGATGAGAtggataaaatacttaagaagATCGATAACTGCCTCACTGAGATGGAAACag AAACTAAGAATTTGGAAGATGAAGAGAAAGACAATCCTGTGGAAGAATGGGATTCTGAAATAAGAGCTGCAGAAAAAG AATTGGAACAGCTGAAAACTGAAGAAGAGGAGCTTCAAAG AAATCTCTTAGAACTGGAGATACAAAAAGAGCAGACCCTTGCTCAAATAGACTTTatgcaaaaacaaagaaatagaactGAAGAGCTACTGGATCAGTTGAG CTTGTCTGAGTGGGATGTCGTTGAGTGGAGTGATGATCAAGCTGTATTCACCTTTGTTTATGACACGATACAACTCACCATCACCTTTGAAGAGTCAGTTG TTGGTCTCCCTTTCCTGGACAAGCGTTATAGGAAGATTGTTGATGTCAATTTTCAATCTCTGTTAGACG agGATCaagctcctccttcctcccttttagTTCATAAGCTTATTTTCCAGTACGTTGAAGAAAAGGAATCCTGGAAGAAGACATGTACAACCCAGCATCAGTTACCCAAG ATGCTTGAAGAATTCTCACTGGTAGTGCACCATTGCAGACTCCTTGGAGAGGAGATTGAGTATTTAAAGAGATGGGGACCAAATTATAACCTAATGAACatagatattaataataatga